The Halictus rubicundus isolate RS-2024b chromosome 3, iyHalRubi1_principal, whole genome shotgun sequence genome includes a region encoding these proteins:
- the LOC143352780 gene encoding solute carrier family 41 member 1-like — MSHADAITGRRIKNESAEIRRRRKRSWSEKIFGGGEMVRANSDETMLGSAVVGVAMEMEVESEEDAETDEEDTRRLIPDRSQIVHQCVGSDRQKPAGRTDRTREVEDETVWSISIQMFIPFLLAGFGMVVASLLLDIVQHWPVYRDVSEVYILVPALLGLKGNLEMTLASRLSTHANLGHMDTRKQQWTLIVGNLALIQCQAMVVGLLASLAAVVLGWIPDARFDVHHALLLCASALATASVASFLLGLVTVTVILLSKRMKINPDNVATPIAASLGDLITLALLSGFASLLYDAIEYAPWIAPTCIAFHIVATPVWGYIAARNPFTKEILDYGWTPVICSMLISSVGGLTLDYTISSYKGIAVFQLIINGVGGNLVAVQASRISTSLHKDPRPGTVEERTAVRFNPFYAYFSKGGHARTARVLLAMVIPGHLIFAYTISYLQVGHTSFTAIFIVVYLTAALLQVILLLYVAQVMVVWLWTRGIDPDNSAIPYLTAIGDLIGTALLGIAFHILYAIGDGDSDVGD, encoded by the exons ATGAGTCATGCCGATGCGATAACCGGAAGGCGTATTAAAAACGAATCGGCAGAAATTCGACGACGGAGAAAAAGAAGTTGGTCGGAAAAGATCTTCGGCGGAGGTGAAATGGTCAGAGCGAACAGCGACGAGACGATGCTCGGATCGGCCGTCGTCGGCGTTGCCATGGAAATGGAAGTAGAATCCGAGGAGGACGCGGAAACCGACGAGGAGGATACGCGGCGGCTAATACCGGATCGGTCGCAGATCGTTCACCAATGCGTTGGCAGCGATAGACAAAAACCTGCCGGTAGGACCGATCGAACCAGAGAAGTCGAAGACGAGACCGTTTGGTCTATTTCTATACAAATGTTTATACCCTTTCTGTTGGCCGGTTTCGGTATGGTAGTTGCCAGTTTGTTATTAGATATTGTACAG CACTGGCCGGTCTACAGAGACGTATCGGAGGTGTATATATTGGTGCCGGCGTTGCTCGGGTTAAAGGGGAACTTGGAAATGACGTTGGCCTCGAGACTCTCGACGCACGCGAACCTCGGCCACATGGATACGCGAAAGCAACAGTGGACGTTGATCGTCGGCAATCTGGCTTTGATACAGTGTCAAGCCATGGTGGTGGGCCTACTGGCGTCTTTGGCCGCCGTGGTGCTCGGTTGGATCCCCGATGCACGGTTCGACGTTCATCACGCGCTCCTCTTGTGCGCTAGCGCACTCGCCACGGCGTCCGTGGCCAGTTTTCTATTAGGTTTGGTCACGGTTACCGTGATATTGCTATCGAAACGGATGAAAATCAATCCGGACAACGTGGCGACACCGATCGCGGCTTCCCTCGGGGATTTGATCACTTTGGCGCTTCTGTCGGGGTTCGCGTCTCTTCTCTACGATGCTATAG AGTACGCGCCGTGGATAGCGCCGACCTGTATAGCGTTTCATATCGTCGCCACCCCCGTTTGGGGATACATCGCAGCGAGAAATCCGTTCACCAAGGAAATATTGGATTACGGCTGGACACCCGTGATATGCTCCATGTTGATCAGCAG CGTGGGCGGCTTGACGCTAGATTACACGATATCGAGTTACAAGGGTATAGCGGTATTCCAATTAATAATAAACGGTGTCGGCGGTAATTTAGTCGCGGTTCAAGCTAGCAGGATATCGACTTcgctgcacaaagatccacgaCCTGGCACGGTCGAGGAGAGAACCGCGGTTCGTTTCAATCCGTTCTACGCATACTTTTCGAAAG GTGGACACGCGAGAACCGCCAGAGTACTACTGGCGATGGTGATACCCGGTCACCTAATATTCGCATACACCATCAGTTACCTTCAAGTTGGCCATACTTCGTTTACTGCCATATTTATCGTGGTGTATCTGACCGCCGCACTGTTGCAG GTGATTTTGTTATTGTACGTCGCTCAAGTGATGGTCGTTTGGCTGTGGACACGGGGGATCGATCCGGACAATTCTGCGATACCATACCTGACGGCTATAGGCGATCTGATAGGCACGGCGCTGCTAGGAATCGCGTTTCACATACTCTACGCCATCGGCGACGGAGACTCCGACGTGGGAGACTGA
- the LOC143352781 gene encoding uncharacterized protein LOC143352781 → MVIDANGYRCWSYGSVVRGAPSDPHRAFAAHFRSFCSQHSISVATRSMGRKKSGSKGCRSSKSGGIHARKMRCNENGDRNGDGIGNGNGKDYENGNEIEESNKFCEKREDGKSKDPIDVYSRLSYPLVRQSLPEDLDGSDKENASLELTVKPRFVFVSSLCAVCLDRSKVLCEHCRMVSYCSPAHRDRRSREHRDLCEALAEIRASIASTVPVDSNHRLDAEQYRVFRLRLLAILESRCGRPLQLWEREIVLYPRVCRVCRGFGENLICCAACGMECFCPGHREEHGKWCEEFRVLRRCLSLQHKHGCVEPKIPRRKRRESVVDENRERVSDIGFDELMRRVYGDCSYYREMDSCTYSMLSQLCTIPLTTLYAMEISRSEWRDKPELAVHVLGAEFQFEGVNLHVWERMFLHLLPKLKKLRVTLVGPELQLPSGVPVHLLSRVKLCSECKAAGRVVVVRYRPNTLYHEMSRTEGVAEKPDIVCAFNPGLYRRTGFAGKDTWPETIREFSKMRTPVVVTSYTEQEIFWEIDRIKSIDREVDVLLEPRRNPFASIKPDRNFVSDHTNPLIYKNYYVTVVEGRSLST, encoded by the exons ATGGTAATAGACGCGAATGGATATCGGTGCTGGTCGTACGGATCGGTCGTACGAGGTGCTCCATCGGATCCGCATCGTGCCTTCGCCGCGCATTTTCGCTCGTTTTGCTCGCAGCATTCGATAAG CGTTGCAACGAGAAGCATGGGCCGCAAGAAATCCGGAAGCAAGGGATGCCGGTCGTCCAAGTCGGGAGGCATCCATGCGAGAAAAATGCGTTGTAACGAAAACGGGGACAGGAACGGGGACGGGATCGGGAATGGGAACGGGAAAGATTACGAGAACGGGAACGAGATCGAAGAGAGTAACAAGTTCTGCGAGAAGCGAGAGGATGGGAAATCCAAAGATCCGATCGACGTATACTCGCGCCTAAGTTACCCTCTGGTGCGACAAAGTTTGCCGGAGGATCTCGACGGGAGCGACAAGGAGAACGCGAGCTTGGAGTTGACCGTGAAACCGCGGTTCGTGTTCGTGTCGAGCCTCTGCGCGGTCTGCTTGGACAGGTCGAAAGTGTTGTGCGAACATTGCCGCATGGTGTCTTACTGTTCGCCGGCGCatcgagatcgacggtcgaggGAACACCGTGATCTGTGCGAAGCTTTGGCGGAAATTCGAGCGTCGATCGCGTCCACCGTTCCCGTCGATTCCAATCACCGTCTCGACGCCGAACAGTATCGGGTCTTCCGGCTGCGTTTGCTCGCGATCCTAGAGTCGAGATGCGGCAGACCGTTGCAGCTCTGGGAGAGGGAGATCGTTTTGTATCCCCGCGTGTGTCGGGTTTGTCGCGGCTTCGGCGAGAATTTGATCTGTTGCGCGGCTTGCGGGATGGAGTGTTTCTGTCCGGGCCACCGCGAGGAACACGGGAAATGGTGCGAAGAGTTTCGAGTGCTGCGAAGATGTTTGTCTCTGCAGCACAAGCACGGTTGCGTCGAGCCGAAAATTCCGCGGCGGAAGCGACGCGAGTCCGTGGTCGACGAGAACCGAGAACGAGTCTCGGACATCGGTTTCGACGAGCTGATGCGTCGCGTGTACGGAGATTGTTCGTACTACCGTGAAATGGACAGTTGCACGTACTCCATGCTGTCCCAGCTGTGCACGATCCCCTTGACCACTCTTTACGCGATGGAAATTTCCCGGTCCGAATGGCGGGACAAGCCGGAGCTGGCGGTGCACGTGCTCGGAGCGGAGTTCCAATTCGAGGGTGTCAACTTGCACGTGTGGGAAAGGATGTTCCTTCATTTGTTGCCGAAGCTGAAGAAGCTCCGGGTGACGCTGGTCGGCCCGGAACTGCAGTTGCCGAGCGGCGTGCCGGTGCATCTCTTGTCGCGGGTGAAACTCTGCTCCGAGTGCAAGGCCGCCGGCAGGGTCGTCGTCGTTCGTTACCGGCCGAACACGCTCTATCACGAGATGTCGCGAACAGAGGGGGTCGCGGAGAAGCCCGATATCGTCTGCGCGTTCAATCCTGGCCTCTACAGGAGGACTGGTTTCGCCGGGAAAGACACATGGCCGGAAACGATacgggaattttcgaaaatgcgAACGCCCGTCGTCGTCACCTCGTACACGGAGCAAGAAATCTTCTGGGAGATCGATCGAATCAAGTCTATCGATCGCGAGGTCGACGTTCTCTTGGAGCCTCGACGGAATCCCTTCGCGTCGATCAAACCGGACCGGAATTTCGTCAGCGATCACACGAATCCGcttatatataaaaattattacgtTACCGTGGTCGAAGGTAGATCGCTTTCTACGTGA
- the LOC143352783 gene encoding alkaline phosphatase 4, whose product MSRLLVIVCVLMGLLGSSALPRNATTYEDMSFWLKMGQKNLQENLAYRNNEKRAKNVLIFIGDGMGISTITAGRIFKGQTMGTTGEEYKLVFEKFPNTGFAKTYNTDKQVPDSAGTATAIFSGVKSRYSVIGLDSTATYNHCDPTVNEASKVTTIADWAQKTGMDTGFVTTTRITHATPAALYAHVNNRDWECDTEIPTQYKQCVKDIARQLIEDEPGSKFQVMMGGGAQLMGMHMTPTDPDTCVRGDGQNLAEIWSQNNPEGAVVTSAEHLMSLDIANTSKILGVFAPSHLPYHALKPEKVPTLANMTTQAIRLLRKNKNGFLLMVESGKIDIAHHHNYAQLALREVSELEETILAALQQVSLEDTLIIVTADHSHSFTINGYPKRGNDILGFANDPTKAKDVQTYETLTYANGPGFFYHRRNDTDNVNETWRNLDEDMTRNEPLYAHMAPMYIKSETHGGEDVGVYAAGPYSHLIRGTFEQNYIAHVVAYAACFSNWPSHCDDTYHRYFYEIGNSATTLRHSLVMSLLPFAVLSILVKF is encoded by the exons ATGAGTCGACTGCTCGTAATCGTTTGTGTCCTGATGGGACTTCTCGGATCCAGCGCTCTCCCTCGGAACGCGACCACTTACGAAG ACATGTCATTTTGGCTGAAGATGGGGCAGAAGAATCTCCAGGAGAATCTGGCCTATCGGAACAACGAGAAACGCGCGAAGAACGTTCTGATATTCATCGGTGACGGAATGGGAATCTCGACGATCACGGCCGGTCGTATATTCAAAGGTCAAACGATGGGAACGACCGGCGaagaatacaaattggtcttCGAAAAGTTCCCTAACACGGGTTTCGCCAAG ACCTACAACACGGACAAACAGGTGCCCGACTCGGCTGGAACGGCTACCGCGATATTTTCCGGCGTCAAGTCTCGTTACAGCGTGATCGGTCTGGATAGCACAGCGACGTACAATCATTGCGACCCGACGGTCAACGAGGCGAGCAAAGTGACGACGATCGCGGATTGGGCGCAAAAGACGGGCATGGACACCG GATTCGTCACCACGACCCGGATCACGCACGCTACACCCGCGGCTTTGTACGCGCATGTCAACAATCGCGATTGGGAGTGCGACACCGAGATCCCGACGCAGTACAAGCAATGCGTCAAGGACATAGCGAGGCAACTGATCGAAGACGAGCCTGGCAGCAAGTTCCAG GTGATGATGGGCGGTGGGGCGCAACTCATGGGTATGCACATGACGCCGACGGACCCAGACACGTGCGTCCGAGGAGACGGTCAGAATTTGGCGGAGATTTGGTCACAAAACAATCCCGAGGGCGCGGTGGTCACCAGCGCCGAGCATCTCATGTCCCTCGACATCGCGAATACGTCCAAGATCCTCGGAGTTTTCGCCCCCAGTCATCTTCCTTACCACGCTCTCAAGCCGGAAAAAGTGCCTACTCTGGCCAACATGACCACGCAGGCCATTAGGCTGCTCCGGAAGAACAAAAACGGTTTTCTGTTGATG GTCGAAAGTGGCAAAATAGATATAGCCCATCACCACAACTACGCGCAACTGGCGTTAAGGGAAGTCTCGGAACTCGAGGAAACTATACTGGCCGCCTTGCAACAAGTCTCGCTGGAGGATACCTTGATAATCGTAACCGCCGATCATTCCCACTCGTTCACGATCAACGGCTACCCGAAGCGGGGCAACGATATTCTTGGGTTCGCCAACGATCCGACCAAGGCGAAAGATGTGCAAACCTACGAAACGCTCACTTATGCCAACGGGCCGGGTTTCTTTTATCATAGGCGGAACGACACCGACAACGTCAACGAAACGTGGAGAAACCTGGATGAGGACATGACGCGCAATGAACCTCTCTACGCCCATATGGCCCCCATGTACATAAAGTCCGAGACGCACGGCGGCGAAGACGTCGGAGTTTACGCAGCGG GTCCGTACTCCCACCTGATTCGCGGTACCTTCGAACAGAATTACATCGCTCACGTGGTAGCGTACGCGGCGTGCTTCAGCAATTGGCCATCTCATTGCGACGACACGTACCATCGTTACTTTTACGAAATAGGCAACTCGGCAACCACGCTCCGGCATTCCCTTGTTATGTCCCTGTTGCCGTTCGCGGTCCTCTCGATACTCGTCAAGTTTTGA